From a region of the Pseudanabaena sp. ABRG5-3 genome:
- a CDS encoding creatininase family protein has product MLLHLSTWQEVEAYLQRSQAVIIPIGSTEQHGPTGLIGTDFICAEAIARAVGEKADALVTSTLTLGMAEHHTGFAGTISLKPSTLTLVIHDVVRSLAKHGFKRFFFLNGHGGNIAVLKTAFTEIYNELPDVRCRLGNWWASNEIYKLVKELYGNQEGYHATPSEIAVTMYLYPDAIKNAPLSESVNKDSRIYSPEEFRKRYPDGRMGSNPALATVEHGQQLFEISVKELVSQYNDFLAEI; this is encoded by the coding sequence ATGCTCCTACATTTATCCACATGGCAAGAAGTTGAAGCCTACTTGCAGCGATCGCAAGCGGTGATTATTCCTATCGGTTCCACTGAGCAGCATGGTCCCACGGGATTAATTGGCACGGATTTTATTTGTGCCGAAGCGATCGCCCGTGCCGTTGGCGAAAAAGCTGATGCTCTAGTGACTTCGACCCTGACTCTGGGCATGGCAGAGCATCACACAGGATTTGCAGGCACGATTAGCCTCAAGCCTTCCACACTTACCTTAGTAATTCATGATGTCGTGCGATCGCTTGCCAAGCATGGATTTAAACGCTTCTTCTTTCTCAATGGGCATGGCGGTAATATCGCTGTTCTGAAAACCGCCTTTACCGAGATTTATAACGAACTGCCCGACGTGCGCTGTCGGCTCGGCAACTGGTGGGCGAGTAACGAAATATATAAACTCGTCAAAGAGCTTTATGGCAATCAGGAAGGCTATCACGCTACACCTAGCGAAATTGCGGTGACAATGTATCTCTATCCCGACGCAATTAAAAACGCCCCCCTGAGTGAATCAGTCAATAAAGATAGTCGCATCTATAGCCCTGAAGAATTTCGCAAACGTTATCCCGATGGACGCATGGGTTCAAATCCTGCCTTAGCTACTGTGGAGCATGGGCAACAACTTTTTGAAATTTCCGTCAAGGAATTAGTCAGCCAGTACAACGATTTTCTTGCTGAAATTTAA
- a CDS encoding iron uptake porin, with translation MILFQNSDSHLISNSKAEPSSNVSQLIDVSHQDWAFMALQSLANRYKCLADYPNLTYQGDRSLTRYEFAGALRACSDRLTQKSQTSLADKVSTTDLLTLQKLQTDFDAELLSLINQVTDLEAKNITLEANSFSPTTKLSGVVLMSITANHSNSDIAQPALDNTNSSVFSTQLNSNTNAIAIIRLNLSTSFSGEDLLYTRLEAGNSGVSIGTSLDQPEALIGYVGFANSSGLEYSGISPEFYLGALRYTFLISKNIQATIGAVLSLNDYFDLNSFSNDETIDFSTSMFISNPLLLPVNDGTGGLVEWSPNQGDWTLRVGYVATGAGFATSDPIRNINQGIFGDPYQAIAELEFAPKDAQENTPVSIRLQYTNGSVNNLDYNIGGLNFEWLINKGLAVFGRYGFGSIQNRDNPIRDALPTYINANFAGNSIQPQTWSLGLAFPDFFTEGSLGAIAIGQPFIDGNVGNATQTNIELFVKFPITSQIHITPDLQMIFNPNNNSTNGTISILSLRTVFSF, from the coding sequence TTGATATTATTTCAAAACTCTGACTCACACCTAATTTCTAATTCTAAAGCAGAACCATCTTCTAATGTTTCCCAACTTATAGACGTTAGCCATCAAGACTGGGCTTTTATGGCGCTGCAATCTCTAGCTAATCGCTATAAATGCCTAGCGGACTATCCAAATCTGACTTATCAAGGCGATCGATCCTTGACTCGTTACGAATTCGCAGGAGCGCTCAGAGCTTGTAGCGATCGCCTAACTCAAAAATCACAAACTTCTCTCGCTGATAAAGTAAGCACAACAGATTTACTCACTTTACAAAAATTGCAAACAGATTTTGATGCTGAATTATTATCTCTAATTAATCAAGTCACTGATTTAGAAGCAAAAAATATAACTTTAGAAGCAAATTCTTTCTCTCCCACCACCAAACTTAGTGGTGTGGTTTTGATGTCGATCACCGCTAATCATAGTAACTCTGACATCGCTCAACCTGCCTTAGACAATACAAATAGCTCCGTTTTTTCTACTCAGTTAAACTCGAATACTAATGCGATCGCGATCATCAGATTGAACTTAAGTACTAGTTTCTCTGGCGAAGATCTCTTATATACAAGACTGGAAGCTGGAAACAGTGGCGTAAGTATTGGTACTTCTTTAGACCAACCAGAAGCATTGATCGGCTATGTAGGCTTCGCTAACAGTTCGGGATTAGAATACAGTGGCATCTCGCCCGAATTTTATTTAGGTGCTTTGCGCTATACATTCCTCATTAGTAAAAATATTCAAGCCACAATTGGAGCAGTTCTATCCCTAAATGATTATTTTGATTTAAACAGTTTCTCTAATGACGAAACCATAGATTTCTCCACCAGTATGTTTATCAGCAATCCGCTTTTGTTACCTGTAAATGATGGTACTGGAGGTTTGGTTGAATGGAGTCCAAATCAAGGGGACTGGACTCTGAGAGTAGGATATGTCGCAACTGGCGCAGGATTTGCTACTAGTGATCCAATTCGCAATATTAATCAAGGAATATTTGGCGATCCCTATCAAGCGATCGCCGAATTAGAATTTGCACCTAAAGACGCACAGGAAAATACACCTGTATCCATCCGTTTGCAATACACCAATGGCTCCGTCAATAATCTTGATTACAATATTGGTGGTCTGAATTTTGAATGGCTGATTAACAAAGGCTTGGCAGTATTTGGCAGATATGGGTTCGGCTCCATTCAAAACCGCGATAATCCCATTCGTGATGCATTGCCCACCTATATTAATGCCAACTTTGCAGGCAATTCCATTCAGCCGCAAACATGGTCTTTAGGCTTAGCTTTCCCCGATTTCTTTACTGAAGGCAGTTTAGGCGCGATCGCGATCGGACAACCCTTTATCGATGGAAATGTGGGCAATGCTACTCAAACAAATATTGAATTATTTGTCAAATTCCCTATTACCTCGCAGATTCATATCACCCCAGATTTGCAAATGATCTTTAATCCCAATAACAATAGTACTAATGGCACGATCTCGATCTTGAGTTTACGCACAGTATTTAGTTTTTAA
- a CDS encoding phosphoribulokinase: MSNNPSRVVVIGVAGDSGCGKSTFLGRLKDLFGEEFMTVICLDDYHSLDRKQRKETGITALDPRANNFDLMYEQVKALKEGKSVWKPIYNHETGLIDPPELIAPNKVVVIEGLHPLYDKRVRDLIDFSIYLDLSDEVKVAWKIQRDMAERGHTLADVTQAIASRRPDFDAYIDPQKAHADVVIQILPTNLIANDSDRKVLRVRLIQRNDVEGLQPAYLFDEGSTISWIPCGTKLTCSYPGIKLFSGPDSWLGQPASVLEIDGQFDRLEEVVYIENHLSSLNTKYYGELTELLRKHPDYPGSNNGTGLLQVIVGLKMRATFERLTQQTEQHLVAA; the protein is encoded by the coding sequence ATGAGCAATAATCCCAGCCGTGTTGTTGTGATCGGAGTTGCAGGTGATTCTGGTTGTGGGAAATCCACATTTTTAGGAAGACTCAAGGATCTGTTTGGCGAAGAATTTATGACCGTAATCTGTCTAGATGACTATCACAGCCTCGATCGCAAACAACGCAAGGAAACAGGGATTACGGCCCTTGATCCGAGAGCAAACAATTTTGACTTGATGTATGAACAGGTGAAGGCTCTCAAAGAGGGTAAATCGGTATGGAAACCCATTTACAACCATGAGACAGGGCTAATCGATCCACCTGAGTTGATCGCACCAAACAAAGTCGTTGTGATCGAAGGCTTGCATCCGCTCTATGACAAGCGTGTTCGCGATTTGATCGATTTCAGTATCTATCTAGATCTCAGCGATGAAGTCAAAGTTGCTTGGAAAATTCAACGGGATATGGCCGAGCGGGGGCATACCCTTGCCGATGTGACACAGGCGATCGCTTCTCGTCGTCCCGATTTTGATGCCTATATCGATCCCCAAAAAGCCCATGCTGATGTGGTGATTCAGATTCTACCCACCAATTTGATTGCCAATGATAGCGATCGCAAAGTCTTGCGGGTACGTCTGATCCAGCGTAACGATGTGGAAGGTTTGCAACCAGCCTATTTATTTGATGAAGGCTCGACCATTTCTTGGATTCCTTGCGGCACAAAGCTGACCTGTTCCTACCCTGGAATCAAGCTATTTTCGGGACCTGATAGCTGGCTTGGTCAACCCGCAAGTGTGTTGGAAATCGATGGACAATTCGATCGCCTTGAGGAAGTGGTATATATCGAAAACCATCTCAGCAGCTTGAATACCAAGTACTACGGTGAGTTGACGGAGCTTCTACGCAAACATCCTGATTATCCTGGTTCTAATAATGGTACTGGACTCTTACAAGTTATCGTTGGTCTGAAGATGCGAGCAACCTTTGAGCGTCTCACCCAACAAACTGAACAGCATCTCGTTGCTGCCTAA
- a CDS encoding hybrid sensor histidine kinase/response regulator, translating to MSLCLKNNQQKPQKHGISLRLLLVVPFVVQIFAAVGITGYLALRNAQQSVSNLASQLTNKASHLVNQHLDSYLNTPPKINQINIDAIDIGLLNLQDFQKSGRYFWKQMQSYKVSAIGYALTNGDFIGANYVKEGSEIVIDEVSSRTNYKDYSYSTDLEGNRVKVINIEDYFPLMEPWYYETIQANKPVWTKVYAWNIKQGIFAVSVNQPIYGKKKEIIGVIGTDLLLSSISIFLSKIELSPSAKIFVIERDGLLIASSNKENMFVVINDKSDRLNILQSQDPLVRETAKHLQKKFGSFQAIQTGFQSSDFDYQGDRQFLQVTPWRDRYGLDWLVVVVVPESDFMAQINANTRTTILLCMAALAIAIAIGIMTSRWLTKPIQRLSKAAAAIADGELETRVNIQGINELAVLSTSFNQMASELKELFENLEVKVADRTMELQKAKEQAEVANVAKSEFLANMSHELRTPLNAILGFTQIMHRDRSLNKSQIENLNIIGHSGDHLLALINDVLDMSKIEAGRIALYETDFDLRESLYLVIEMFQMRADTKDLYLKLEPSKDLPQFIRTDEKKLRQVLINLISNSLKFTASGGITVRVKLDKTKTDASSNSKQVNIHFSVSDTGAGIAADEADKVFDPFMQTESGRKSGQGTGLGLPISRKFVQLMGGDITFSSEVGIGTTFEFSIQAEISESAKEIATKPTSRVIGLVPNQRTYRILVVDDRWENRQILIKLLTPIGFEVKEAENGQIAVEIWEQWQPDLIWMDMRMPVMNGYEATTQIRSHLKGQATTIIALTASTLEEEREIVLSAGCDDFVRKPFLENTIFDKMSQYLGVQYIYEEIAASQSKPSPSLVKFTAESLLVMPQEWLEQLEKAASQLNGTAIAQLLAQVPQEHFLLTKEIEDNVHDFDFGRIIALVQEACSL from the coding sequence ATGTCGTTATGTCTAAAGAACAACCAACAAAAGCCGCAAAAACATGGCATATCTTTGCGACTTTTGTTAGTTGTTCCATTTGTTGTCCAAATTTTTGCTGCGGTGGGTATTACTGGATATTTAGCATTGCGAAATGCACAACAATCCGTAAGCAACCTTGCCAGTCAATTGACTAATAAAGCTAGCCATCTAGTTAATCAACACCTAGACAGTTATTTAAATACTCCTCCAAAAATCAATCAAATTAATATTGATGCGATTGATATTGGTCTACTCAACTTACAAGATTTCCAAAAGTCTGGACGCTACTTTTGGAAGCAGATGCAGAGCTACAAAGTCAGCGCTATTGGCTATGCTTTGACAAATGGTGACTTTATTGGTGCAAACTATGTTAAAGAAGGATCAGAAATTGTAATTGATGAAGTTTCCAGCCGAACAAACTACAAAGACTATAGCTATTCAACCGATCTTGAAGGAAATCGCGTCAAAGTAATTAATATCGAAGATTATTTTCCCTTAATGGAACCTTGGTATTATGAAACGATTCAGGCTAATAAGCCTGTTTGGACAAAGGTCTATGCATGGAATATTAAGCAGGGAATTTTTGCGGTATCTGTAAACCAACCAATCTACGGAAAAAAGAAAGAAATTATCGGTGTGATTGGAACTGATTTACTCTTGAGTAGTATTAGCATTTTTCTAAGCAAGATCGAGCTTAGCCCTTCCGCCAAAATATTTGTGATTGAACGAGATGGGCTATTAATTGCTAGTTCTAATAAAGAGAACATGTTTGTTGTTATTAATGATAAAAGCGATCGCCTGAACATTCTCCAAAGCCAAGATCCACTCGTGCGAGAAACGGCAAAACATTTACAAAAAAAGTTTGGGAGCTTTCAGGCGATCCAAACGGGATTTCAAAGCTCAGACTTTGACTATCAAGGCGATCGCCAATTTTTGCAAGTCACGCCTTGGCGCGATCGCTATGGCTTAGATTGGCTGGTGGTGGTCGTCGTGCCTGAATCAGATTTTATGGCGCAGATTAATGCGAATACGCGCACCACGATTTTGCTTTGTATGGCTGCATTAGCGATCGCCATTGCGATCGGAATTATGACATCGCGTTGGCTTACCAAACCGATTCAACGTTTAAGCAAAGCGGCGGCGGCGATCGCCGATGGGGAACTAGAAACTCGTGTGAATATTCAAGGTATTAATGAATTAGCAGTTCTATCTACTTCCTTTAATCAAATGGCTTCCGAATTGAAAGAATTATTTGAGAATTTGGAAGTTAAAGTTGCTGATCGCACGATGGAACTGCAAAAAGCGAAGGAACAAGCCGAAGTTGCCAATGTTGCCAAAAGTGAATTTCTCGCTAATATGAGTCACGAACTGCGAACACCATTAAATGCGATTTTAGGCTTTACCCAAATCATGCATCGCGATCGCAGTCTCAATAAGTCACAAATTGAGAATCTCAATATCATCGGTCATAGTGGCGATCATTTACTGGCGCTGATTAATGATGTCCTCGATATGTCCAAAATTGAGGCAGGGCGGATCGCACTGTATGAGACAGATTTTGACCTGCGGGAATCTCTCTATTTAGTCATCGAGATGTTTCAAATGCGGGCTGACACCAAGGACTTATATCTCAAGCTTGAGCCATCAAAGGATCTGCCCCAATTTATCCGCACCGATGAAAAGAAGTTACGTCAAGTTTTAATTAATCTGATTAGTAACTCTCTCAAATTTACGGCATCAGGTGGTATTACGGTTCGTGTTAAGCTTGACAAGACCAAAACTGATGCATCGTCAAATTCCAAACAGGTAAATATCCATTTCTCAGTTAGCGATACTGGTGCTGGCATTGCTGCCGATGAAGCCGACAAGGTATTCGATCCGTTTATGCAGACTGAATCGGGACGTAAATCTGGGCAAGGTACAGGACTGGGTTTACCGATTAGCCGTAAATTTGTGCAGCTTATGGGCGGTGATATCACCTTCAGCAGTGAAGTCGGGATTGGCACAACCTTTGAGTTTAGTATCCAAGCGGAGATAAGTGAGTCTGCTAAGGAGATCGCCACTAAACCCACCAGTCGGGTCATTGGTCTTGTCCCCAATCAAAGAACCTATCGGATTTTGGTCGTTGACGATCGCTGGGAAAATCGACAAATCTTAATCAAATTACTGACTCCGATTGGCTTTGAAGTAAAAGAAGCCGAAAATGGACAGATTGCAGTGGAAATTTGGGAACAGTGGCAACCAGATTTAATTTGGATGGATATGCGAATGCCTGTAATGAATGGCTATGAAGCTACTACTCAGATCAGATCCCATCTCAAAGGGCAAGCAACCACAATTATCGCCCTTACAGCAAGTACCTTAGAAGAAGAACGGGAGATCGTCCTATCGGCAGGTTGTGATGATTTTGTTCGTAAACCTTTTCTTGAAAATACGATCTTTGATAAGATGTCACAATATCTTGGTGTGCAGTACATTTATGAAGAAATCGCCGCCAGCCAGTCAAAACCTAGTCCATCTCTAGTCAAATTTACGGCTGAGTCGCTGTTGGTGATGCCCCAAGAATGGCTAGAGCAGCTTGAGAAAGCAGCTTCACAACTAAATGGTACTGCGATCGCACAATTACTAGCCCAAGTGCCGCAAGAACATTTTCTGCTAACTAAAGAAATCGAAGATAATGTCCATGATTTCGACTTTGGTCGGATTATCGCTTTAGTGCAGGAGGCTTGCTCTCTATGA
- a CDS encoding EAL domain-containing protein: protein MNDDTDSMQTSSTNSEILILIVDDLPDNLRVLSAALTGQGYQIRCAKSGEIALMAVETTCPDLILLDIKMPDMDGYEVCQRLKASETSRHIPIIFLSALNDVFDKVKAFNIGGADYITKPFQVEEVLIRVKHQLALKVAETEIRQLNQQLEQQNEQLETINAELQLEIIERQLIEETLKVSEERIDSILGSIEDVVWSMHPTATQFIYFNVAVEKIYGYPISNFFEDPEFWLKVVHVEDRERIETANRSIMTTGTVSEEYRILRPDQEVRWVSDRRYLVYDRDGKVIRIDGIVRDITDHKRAQDQLVHDALHDSLTGLPNRNLFMDRVEQALKYGNRHSQYMFAVLFIDLDRFKMVNDMHGHMIGDQFLQAIAKLLGSCLRSVGDTVARLGGDEFTILIDDIQEVSEALMIADRILSKLSLPINLPTQTIFAGASIGIVISNRDYVNGIDLLRDADIAMYRAKSLGKGRYILFDKEMYEQNLKASQLDSDLHYALERQEFELYYQPIISLTSDHLAGFEALIRWHHPERGLVPPSEFIPIAEETGLIIAIGDWVLYQACQQMRDWQSKFTEAISLKMSINLTCQQIREKNLIEKLDRVLAKTGIDGNTLRLEITESSMMDQGEETIAKLENLRARNIQLSIDDFGQGYSSLSYLHRFPVNTLKIDRTFVEQMSLGGQNLEIIRTIIILAHALGMNVVAEGVETYEQMSILKQLGCEYAQGYFFSRPIIAAAAEQIIKSQKI from the coding sequence ATGAATGACGACACAGACTCTATGCAAACCTCATCTACTAATAGCGAAATATTAATTCTAATTGTTGATGATTTGCCAGACAATCTCCGAGTTCTCTCCGCAGCGCTCACAGGACAAGGATATCAAATTCGCTGTGCCAAAAGTGGGGAGATCGCGCTGATGGCGGTTGAGACAACTTGTCCAGACTTGATCTTACTAGATATCAAAATGCCAGATATGGATGGTTATGAAGTTTGTCAGAGACTCAAAGCTTCTGAAACTTCTCGCCATATTCCCATCATCTTTTTGAGTGCCTTAAATGATGTTTTCGATAAAGTCAAAGCTTTTAATATCGGTGGAGCTGACTATATTACCAAACCGTTTCAAGTCGAAGAAGTCTTAATTCGTGTCAAACATCAACTAGCCCTCAAAGTAGCCGAAACGGAAATTCGCCAACTAAATCAACAACTTGAGCAGCAAAACGAACAGTTAGAAACAATCAATGCAGAATTACAGTTAGAAATTATCGAGCGTCAGCTTATAGAAGAAACATTGAAAGTTAGTGAAGAGCGTATAGATAGTATTTTAGGATCTATTGAAGATGTTGTCTGGTCAATGCATCCAACAGCCACACAGTTTATCTATTTTAATGTTGCGGTTGAAAAAATCTATGGTTATCCCATTTCTAACTTCTTTGAAGATCCTGAATTCTGGTTGAAAGTAGTTCATGTAGAAGATCGTGAACGTATTGAGACTGCCAATCGTAGCATTATGACGACAGGGACTGTAAGCGAAGAATATCGCATCTTACGTCCTGATCAAGAAGTTCGCTGGGTAAGCGATCGCCGATATCTTGTCTATGATCGCGATGGAAAAGTCATTCGGATTGATGGAATTGTGCGAGATATCACTGATCACAAACGAGCGCAGGATCAATTAGTCCATGATGCTCTCCATGACTCACTTACAGGACTGCCAAATCGCAATCTGTTTATGGATCGTGTTGAGCAAGCTCTCAAATATGGTAATCGACATTCTCAATATATGTTTGCGGTTCTGTTCATCGATCTAGATCGCTTTAAAATGGTCAATGATATGCATGGTCATATGATCGGCGATCAGTTTTTGCAAGCGATCGCTAAGCTGTTAGGAAGTTGTTTGCGATCGGTTGGCGATACTGTTGCCCGTCTCGGTGGGGACGAATTCACGATTTTAATTGATGATATCCAAGAAGTTAGCGAAGCCTTGATGATTGCCGATCGCATTCTTTCTAAGCTTTCACTTCCGATTAATTTACCAACTCAAACAATTTTTGCAGGTGCTAGTATTGGCATCGTCATCAGCAATCGAGACTATGTGAATGGTATTGATTTACTCAGAGATGCTGATATTGCGATGTACCGAGCTAAATCTCTTGGCAAAGGAAGATACATTCTCTTTGATAAGGAAATGTACGAACAGAACCTAAAGGCGAGTCAACTTGATAGTGATCTCCATTACGCTTTAGAGCGTCAGGAGTTTGAGCTGTATTATCAACCGATTATATCTTTGACATCAGATCATCTCGCAGGATTTGAAGCCTTGATTCGTTGGCATCACCCCGAACGTGGATTAGTACCACCCAGTGAGTTTATTCCTATTGCTGAAGAAACAGGTTTAATTATTGCGATCGGCGATTGGGTTCTCTATCAAGCTTGTCAACAAATGCGCGATTGGCAAAGCAAGTTTACTGAAGCTATTTCCCTCAAAATGAGCATCAATCTTACTTGTCAGCAAATACGCGAAAAAAATCTCATCGAAAAACTAGATCGGGTCTTGGCAAAAACAGGAATCGATGGCAACACCCTCCGTCTAGAAATCACCGAAAGCTCAATGATGGATCAAGGCGAAGAAACGATCGCCAAACTAGAGAACTTACGCGCCCGCAATATTCAACTGAGCATTGATGACTTTGGACAAGGTTATTCTTCTCTCAGCTATCTACATCGCTTTCCCGTAAATACCCTCAAGATCGATCGCACCTTTGTCGAACAGATGAGCCTCGGTGGACAAAATCTCGAAATCATCCGCACGATTATTATTCTTGCCCATGCCCTAGGTATGAATGTAGTGGCGGAAGGCGTGGAAACCTATGAGCAAATGTCCATTTTGAAGCAATTAGGCTGTGAGTATGCTCAAGGCTATTTTTTCTCCCGTCCTATCATTGCTGCTGCTGCCGAACAAATAATTAAAAGCCAAAAGATATAA
- a CDS encoding PQQ-binding-like beta-propeller repeat protein, with translation MNLTPSKSQFHYSQKLIDFGKYFLISLVLLLGLHLVAYANSPEVIIQPEWSVDLEANISPITAGEQLFVIGNQKSAVDSENYSATLFAINTVSGKVQWQQKLPSREIPGSYQLIFDNGTIYASHDNGVVGFDPKTGSPKTSFKYTNINSSGSRDRLMGIHQDIAVYGDSIPINKSDLSRTEYETKVFGITKDKTIWSYQLPKNGLIGGISEIEPVIQNGILLLPSRHNTTAGWTEQFTMMDVASGKVLRTWEAPQNPNGLGLRSAKVFGDTLFYTSTFDHSKMHSTGSLRAISLQTGKEKWAYAITDETNWRTKAVSDREVLVWQSKDNVDGNFVVLDKETGRFSRSFKVNLGYSLEPQILTWADGRIYIEALETGNEAVDFFGPIRNSWVRAFDDKTGKSVWRTSTLLNSSINYPPIVSAVADKPEQKRLIFASNILRTEGSSKVHSFLIP, from the coding sequence ATGAACTTAACACCATCAAAATCTCAGTTTCACTATTCTCAAAAATTGATTGATTTTGGGAAATACTTTTTGATTTCCTTAGTACTGCTGCTAGGCTTACATCTTGTTGCCTATGCAAACAGTCCTGAAGTGATCATCCAGCCCGAGTGGAGTGTTGATCTTGAAGCGAACATCTCACCGATTACGGCTGGTGAGCAGTTATTTGTAATTGGGAACCAAAAGTCTGCTGTAGATTCAGAAAATTACTCTGCAACTCTATTTGCAATTAATACTGTGTCAGGAAAAGTACAATGGCAGCAGAAATTGCCATCGCGTGAAATTCCTGGTAGTTACCAGTTGATTTTCGATAATGGAACTATCTATGCCAGTCATGACAATGGCGTTGTGGGATTTGATCCTAAAACTGGTTCTCCTAAAACATCTTTTAAGTATACAAATATAAATAGTAGTGGTAGTCGCGATCGCTTGATGGGGATACATCAGGATATCGCCGTATATGGTGATTCTATACCAATTAATAAAAGTGACCTTAGTCGCACAGAGTATGAAACAAAAGTATTTGGTATCACTAAAGATAAAACTATTTGGTCATATCAACTTCCTAAAAATGGTTTGATTGGTGGTATTTCAGAAATCGAGCCAGTGATACAGAATGGAATTCTCTTGTTACCTTCTCGTCACAACACAACCGCAGGTTGGACTGAACAATTTACAATGATGGATGTTGCCTCAGGTAAAGTGCTTCGGACTTGGGAAGCGCCGCAAAATCCTAATGGCTTAGGCTTACGGTCAGCTAAAGTTTTTGGAGATACGCTCTTCTATACCTCAACTTTCGATCATAGCAAGATGCATTCCACAGGAAGCCTCCGTGCGATCTCTCTGCAAACTGGCAAAGAAAAATGGGCGTATGCCATTACTGACGAAACTAATTGGCGAACTAAAGCTGTTAGCGATCGCGAAGTTTTAGTCTGGCAATCAAAAGATAACGTTGATGGTAATTTTGTGGTGTTAGACAAGGAAACTGGCAGATTCTCACGCAGCTTTAAAGTGAACCTTGGCTATAGTCTGGAGCCTCAAATTTTAACTTGGGCAGATGGTCGGATTTACATAGAGGCGCTAGAAACAGGAAATGAGGCAGTAGACTTTTTCGGTCCTATTAGAAATAGCTGGGTCAGAGCCTTTGACGATAAAACTGGCAAATCAGTCTGGCGGACTTCCACTTTGCTCAATAGCTCTATTAACTATCCACCTATTGTTAGTGCGGTAGCCGATAAACCTGAGCAGAAACGTTTGATTTTTGCTAGCAATATTTTGAGAACAGAAGGTAGTAGTAAAGTTCATTCCTTTCTTATTCCCTAA
- a CDS encoding PQQ-binding-like beta-propeller repeat protein — protein sequence MNLTPSKFKFPHSQKLINFGKYFLISLVLLLGLHLAADANNPEVIIQPEWTANLEASTKLIAADQNLFVIRYEKDGEDYVSELVALDIASGKVQWKQKLPSYKELVRRRVFLDNGIVYVSHDQGVMGFDPKTGSVKASFKYEEIEETFRDRTIGIHQDIAVYGDSKSLRDHPYNNTYRIEVFGIKQDQTIWSYKPNADGMIGIYVGPHSIEPVVQDGILFLPTVIRKPAGRTEKFTAIDVASGKVLWTKESLQNPDGLWSAKVFGDTIYTSVFGNSDMKPSGKLRAIALQTGKEKWSYVITGKVKAVSDREVYVWQSKGNSGSNFVVLDKETGRFLRRFSLPRVYDDEPPDLVLSDGLIYVADMEIKNVTYGFYGSADNNSWVSAFDTQTGKLVWRTPTLMNSHIYQLPVINRADESKQKRLIFASNFLGKEGSSKVQSFVIP from the coding sequence ATGAACTTAACACCATCAAAATTTAAGTTTCCCCATTCTCAGAAATTGATTAATTTTGGGAAATACTTTCTCATTTCCTTAGTACTGTTGCTAGGCTTACATCTTGCCGCCGATGCTAACAATCCTGAAGTGATCATTCAGCCTGAATGGACTGCTAATCTTGAAGCAAGTACAAAATTGATTGCCGCCGATCAGAATTTATTTGTGATCCGTTATGAGAAGGATGGTGAAGACTATGTATCCGAACTAGTTGCCCTTGATATTGCATCTGGAAAAGTGCAATGGAAGCAAAAATTGCCATCCTATAAGGAGCTTGTGCGTCGTCGTGTATTTCTGGACAATGGAATTGTCTATGTCAGCCATGATCAGGGCGTTATGGGATTTGATCCTAAGACAGGCTCCGTCAAAGCCTCATTTAAGTATGAGGAAATTGAAGAGACTTTCCGCGATCGCACGATAGGCATACATCAAGACATCGCTGTATATGGTGATTCCAAATCGCTCCGTGACCATCCCTACAACAACACTTACCGCATTGAGGTATTCGGAATTAAACAAGATCAAACAATTTGGTCTTACAAACCCAATGCTGATGGAATGATAGGTATTTATGTAGGTCCGCATTCTATCGAGCCAGTCGTACAAGATGGCATACTATTTCTACCTACTGTCATCCGCAAGCCAGCAGGACGCACTGAAAAATTTACGGCGATTGATGTAGCGTCTGGCAAAGTTCTATGGACAAAGGAATCATTGCAAAACCCTGATGGTTTATGGTCAGCCAAAGTTTTTGGAGATACGATCTACACCTCCGTTTTTGGTAATAGTGATATGAAGCCATCGGGAAAACTAAGGGCGATCGCTCTGCAAACTGGCAAGGAGAAATGGTCGTATGTGATTACTGGCAAAGTGAAAGCCGTTAGCGATCGCGAAGTGTATGTATGGCAATCTAAGGGCAACTCTGGCAGTAATTTTGTGGTGCTGGATAAAGAAACTGGCAGATTTTTACGTAGATTCTCACTACCGCGTGTCTATGATGATGAACCTCCAGATTTAGTTTTGTCAGATGGTCTAATTTATGTGGCGGATATGGAGATCAAAAATGTGACCTATGGCTTTTACGGTTCGGCTGATAACAATAGCTGGGTCAGTGCCTTTGATACTCAAACTGGCAAGTTAGTCTGGCGAACTCCCACTTTGATGAATAGCCATATCTACCAGTTACCAGTAATTAATAGAGCCGATGAATCCAAGCAGAAACGTTTGATTTTTGCTAGCAATTTTCTGGGAAAAGAAGGTAGTAGCAAGGTTCAATCTTTTGTCATTCCCTAA